One Fusarium oxysporum f. sp. lycopersici 4287 chromosome 8, whole genome shotgun sequence genomic region harbors:
- a CDS encoding aspartate-semialdehyde dehydrogenase produces MASQFPTKKCGVLGATGSVGQRFILLLAQHPYLTLHAIGASSRSAGKKYKDAVRWKQAAPMGDIAEMVVRECKAEEFKDCDVVFSGLDSDVAGDIELEFIKADIPVFSNAKNYRRDPLVPLVVPTVNLPHLDLIPHQRSVRSLNKGFLVCNSNCAVIGLVIPFAALQAAFGPISTVSIVTLQAVSGAGYPGVSSMDIIDNIVPFISGEEDKLETEARKILGRIDDKGTAFIEQEGLRVSATCNRVPVMDGHTACVSLSFERKPAPSAEGVRKALRDYKSEAQALGCPSAPEPAIKVFGDDEPDRPQPRLDRDLGRGYTVSVGRVREDEAGIFDIKFTALSHNSESYNFPSEDLSQTDCSSRYWCCWFVDIERRGRHSQGIHLKVQGTGDFKKQFGYIKIKIDNGICLAFSIISIPANM; encoded by the exons ATGGCTTCTCAATTCCCTACCAAGAAGTGCG GTGTTCTCGGCGCCACTGGCTCTGTAGGCCAGcgcttcatcctcctcctcgctcaGCACCCATACCTCACCCTCCATGCCATCGGCGCCTCATCTCGCTCTGCCGGCAAGAAGTACAAGGATGCCGTCCGATGGAAGCAGGCCGCGCCCATGGGCGATATTGCCGAGATGGTTGTGAGAGAATGCAAGGCTgaggagttcaaggactGTGATGTTGTCTTCAGTGGCCTTGACTCTGACGTCGCTGGCGATATTG AGCTCGAGTTCATCAAGGCCGATATTCCTGTCTTCTCTAACGCAAAGAACTACCGTCGCGATCCTCTCGTGCCTCTCGTCGTTCCCACCGTCAACCTCCCCCATCTCGACCTTATCCCTCATCAGCGCTCTGTTCGCTCTCTCAACAAGGGTTTCCTCGTGTGCAACTCCAACTGCGCTGTCATTGGTCTCGTTATTCCCTTCGCCGCTCTCCAAGCCGCTTTCGGACCTATCTCTACCGTCTCCATTGTTACTCTGCAGGCCGTTTCTGGTGCCGGTTACCCTGGAGTCTCCAGCATGGACATCATCGATAACAttgtccccttcatctcTGGCGAGGAGGACAAGCTCGAGACTGAGGCCCGCAAGATTCTCGGTCGCATTGACGACAAGGGAACTGCTTTCATTGAGCAAGAGGGGCTTCGTGTCTCTGCCACTTGCAACCGTGTTCCAGTCATGGACGGCCACACTGCATGTGTTAGCTTGAGCTTCGAGCGCAAGCCTGCTCCTTCAGCTGAGGGGGTTCGCAAGGCTCTCCGAGATTACAAGAGTGAGGCTCAAGCCCTCGGATGCCCTTCTGCACCTGAGCCTGCTATCAAGGTCTTTGGCGACGATGAGCCTGATCGTCCTCAGCCCCGTCTGGACCGTGACCTTGGCCGTGGATACACTGTCAGCGTCGGCCGTGTTCGcgaggatgaggctggcATTTTTGACATTAAGTTTACTGCCCTGAGCCATAACAGTGAGTCTTACAACTTCCCCTCTGAGGACTTATCTCAGACTGACTGTTCCAGCCGTTATTGGTGCTGCTGGTTCGTCGATATTGAACGCAGAGGCCGCCATTCTCAAGGGATACATCTAAAGGTACAGGGTACAGGGGATTTTAAAAAACAATTCGgttatataaagataaaaataGATAATGGTATTTGTTTGGCGTTCAGCATTATCTCAATCCCTGCAAATATGTAA
- a CDS encoding aspartate-semialdehyde dehydrogenase, whose product MASQFPTKKCGMSPSILPLHPISHHYLFSCPPLHTYQTSNTNSYIGVLGATGSVGQRFILLLAQHPYLTLHAIGASSRSAGKKYKDAVRWKQAAPMGDIAEMVVRECKAEEFKDCDVVFSGLDSDVAGDIELEFIKADIPVFSNAKNYRRDPLVPLVVPTVNLPHLDLIPHQRSVRSLNKGFLVCNSNCAVIGLVIPFAALQAAFGPISTVSIVTLQAVSGAGYPGVSSMDIIDNIVPFISGEEDKLETEARKILGRIDDKGTAFIEQEGLRVSATCNRVPVMDGHTACVSLSFERKPAPSAEGVRKALRDYKSEAQALGCPSAPEPAIKVFGDDEPDRPQPRLDRDLGRGYTVSVGRVREDEAGIFDIKFTALSHNSESYNFPSEDLSQTDCSSRYWCCWFVDIERRGRHSQGIHLKVQGTGDFKKQFGYIKIKIDNGICLAFSIISIPANM is encoded by the exons ATGGCTTCTCAATTCCCTACCAAGAAGTGCGGTATGTCGCCGTCAATACTCCCCCTCCATCCGATTTCGCACCACTATCTCTTCTCATGTCCACCTCTACACACGTATCAAACATCAAATACTAATTCATATATAGGTGTTCTCGGCGCCACTGGCTCTGTAGGCCAGcgcttcatcctcctcctcgctcaGCACCCATACCTCACCCTCCATGCCATCGGCGCCTCATCTCGCTCTGCCGGCAAGAAGTACAAGGATGCCGTCCGATGGAAGCAGGCCGCGCCCATGGGCGATATTGCCGAGATGGTTGTGAGAGAATGCAAGGCTgaggagttcaaggactGTGATGTTGTCTTCAGTGGCCTTGACTCTGACGTCGCTGGCGATATTG AGCTCGAGTTCATCAAGGCCGATATTCCTGTCTTCTCTAACGCAAAGAACTACCGTCGCGATCCTCTCGTGCCTCTCGTCGTTCCCACCGTCAACCTCCCCCATCTCGACCTTATCCCTCATCAGCGCTCTGTTCGCTCTCTCAACAAGGGTTTCCTCGTGTGCAACTCCAACTGCGCTGTCATTGGTCTCGTTATTCCCTTCGCCGCTCTCCAAGCCGCTTTCGGACCTATCTCTACCGTCTCCATTGTTACTCTGCAGGCCGTTTCTGGTGCCGGTTACCCTGGAGTCTCCAGCATGGACATCATCGATAACAttgtccccttcatctcTGGCGAGGAGGACAAGCTCGAGACTGAGGCCCGCAAGATTCTCGGTCGCATTGACGACAAGGGAACTGCTTTCATTGAGCAAGAGGGGCTTCGTGTCTCTGCCACTTGCAACCGTGTTCCAGTCATGGACGGCCACACTGCATGTGTTAGCTTGAGCTTCGAGCGCAAGCCTGCTCCTTCAGCTGAGGGGGTTCGCAAGGCTCTCCGAGATTACAAGAGTGAGGCTCAAGCCCTCGGATGCCCTTCTGCACCTGAGCCTGCTATCAAGGTCTTTGGCGACGATGAGCCTGATCGTCCTCAGCCCCGTCTGGACCGTGACCTTGGCCGTGGATACACTGTCAGCGTCGGCCGTGTTCGcgaggatgaggctggcATTTTTGACATTAAGTTTACTGCCCTGAGCCATAACAGTGAGTCTTACAACTTCCCCTCTGAGGACTTATCTCAGACTGACTGTTCCAGCCGTTATTGGTGCTGCTGGTTCGTCGATATTGAACGCAGAGGCCGCCATTCTCAAGGGATACATCTAAAGGTACAGGGTACAGGGGATTTTAAAAAACAATTCGgttatataaagataaaaataGATAATGGTATTTGTTTGGCGTTCAGCATTATCTCAATCCCTGCAAATATGTAA
- a CDS encoding aspartate-semialdehyde dehydrogenase, which translates to MASQFPTKKCGMSPSILPLHPISHHYLFSCPPLHTYQTSNTNSYIGVLGATGSVGQRFILLLAQHPYLTLHAIGASSRSAGKKYKDAVRWKQAAPMGDIAEMVVRECKAEEFKDCDVVFSGLDSDVAGDIELEFIKADIPVFSNAKNYRRDPLVPLVVPTVNLPHLDLIPHQRSVRSLNKGFLVCNSNCAVIGLVIPFAALQAAFGPISTVSIVTLQAVSGAGYPGVSSMDIIDNIVPFISGEEDKLETEARKILGRIDDKGTAFIEQEGLRVSATCNRVPVMDGHTACVSLSFERKPAPSAEGVRKALRDYKSEAQALGCPSAPEPAIKVFGDDEPDRPQPRLDRDLGRGYTVSVGRVREDEAGIFDIKFTALSHNTVIGAAGSSILNAEAAILKGYI; encoded by the exons ATGGCTTCTCAATTCCCTACCAAGAAGTGCGGTATGTCGCCGTCAATACTCCCCCTCCATCCGATTTCGCACCACTATCTCTTCTCATGTCCACCTCTACACACGTATCAAACATCAAATACTAATTCATATATAGGTGTTCTCGGCGCCACTGGCTCTGTAGGCCAGcgcttcatcctcctcctcgctcaGCACCCATACCTCACCCTCCATGCCATCGGCGCCTCATCTCGCTCTGCCGGCAAGAAGTACAAGGATGCCGTCCGATGGAAGCAGGCCGCGCCCATGGGCGATATTGCCGAGATGGTTGTGAGAGAATGCAAGGCTgaggagttcaaggactGTGATGTTGTCTTCAGTGGCCTTGACTCTGACGTCGCTGGCGATATTG AGCTCGAGTTCATCAAGGCCGATATTCCTGTCTTCTCTAACGCAAAGAACTACCGTCGCGATCCTCTCGTGCCTCTCGTCGTTCCCACCGTCAACCTCCCCCATCTCGACCTTATCCCTCATCAGCGCTCTGTTCGCTCTCTCAACAAGGGTTTCCTCGTGTGCAACTCCAACTGCGCTGTCATTGGTCTCGTTATTCCCTTCGCCGCTCTCCAAGCCGCTTTCGGACCTATCTCTACCGTCTCCATTGTTACTCTGCAGGCCGTTTCTGGTGCCGGTTACCCTGGAGTCTCCAGCATGGACATCATCGATAACAttgtccccttcatctcTGGCGAGGAGGACAAGCTCGAGACTGAGGCCCGCAAGATTCTCGGTCGCATTGACGACAAGGGAACTGCTTTCATTGAGCAAGAGGGGCTTCGTGTCTCTGCCACTTGCAACCGTGTTCCAGTCATGGACGGCCACACTGCATGTGTTAGCTTGAGCTTCGAGCGCAAGCCTGCTCCTTCAGCTGAGGGGGTTCGCAAGGCTCTCCGAGATTACAAGAGTGAGGCTCAAGCCCTCGGATGCCCTTCTGCACCTGAGCCTGCTATCAAGGTCTTTGGCGACGATGAGCCTGATCGTCCTCAGCCCCGTCTGGACCGTGACCTTGGCCGTGGATACACTGTCAGCGTCGGCCGTGTTCGcgaggatgaggctggcATTTTTGACATTAAGTTTACTGCCCTGAGCCATAACA CCGTTATTGGTGCTGCTGGTTCGTCGATATTGAACGCAGAGGCCGCCATTCTCAAGGGATACATCTAA
- a CDS encoding aspartate-semialdehyde dehydrogenase, whose product MASQFPTKKCGVLGATGSVGQRFILLLAQHPYLTLHAIGASSRSAGKKYKDAVRWKQAAPMGDIAEMVVRECKAEEFKDCDVVFSGLDSDVAGDIELEFIKADIPVFSNAKNYRRDPLVPLVVPTVNLPHLDLIPHQRSVRSLNKGFLVCNSNCAVIGLVIPFAALQAAFGPISTVSIVTLQAVSGAGYPGVSSMDIIDNIVPFISGEEDKLETEARKILGRIDDKGTAFIEQEGLRVSATCNRVPVMDGHTACVSLSFERKPAPSAEGVRKALRDYKSEAQALGCPSAPEPAIKVFGDDEPDRPQPRLDRDLGRGYTVSVGRVREDEAGIFDIKFTALSHNTVIGAAGSSILNAEAAILKGYI is encoded by the exons ATGGCTTCTCAATTCCCTACCAAGAAGTGCG GTGTTCTCGGCGCCACTGGCTCTGTAGGCCAGcgcttcatcctcctcctcgctcaGCACCCATACCTCACCCTCCATGCCATCGGCGCCTCATCTCGCTCTGCCGGCAAGAAGTACAAGGATGCCGTCCGATGGAAGCAGGCCGCGCCCATGGGCGATATTGCCGAGATGGTTGTGAGAGAATGCAAGGCTgaggagttcaaggactGTGATGTTGTCTTCAGTGGCCTTGACTCTGACGTCGCTGGCGATATTG AGCTCGAGTTCATCAAGGCCGATATTCCTGTCTTCTCTAACGCAAAGAACTACCGTCGCGATCCTCTCGTGCCTCTCGTCGTTCCCACCGTCAACCTCCCCCATCTCGACCTTATCCCTCATCAGCGCTCTGTTCGCTCTCTCAACAAGGGTTTCCTCGTGTGCAACTCCAACTGCGCTGTCATTGGTCTCGTTATTCCCTTCGCCGCTCTCCAAGCCGCTTTCGGACCTATCTCTACCGTCTCCATTGTTACTCTGCAGGCCGTTTCTGGTGCCGGTTACCCTGGAGTCTCCAGCATGGACATCATCGATAACAttgtccccttcatctcTGGCGAGGAGGACAAGCTCGAGACTGAGGCCCGCAAGATTCTCGGTCGCATTGACGACAAGGGAACTGCTTTCATTGAGCAAGAGGGGCTTCGTGTCTCTGCCACTTGCAACCGTGTTCCAGTCATGGACGGCCACACTGCATGTGTTAGCTTGAGCTTCGAGCGCAAGCCTGCTCCTTCAGCTGAGGGGGTTCGCAAGGCTCTCCGAGATTACAAGAGTGAGGCTCAAGCCCTCGGATGCCCTTCTGCACCTGAGCCTGCTATCAAGGTCTTTGGCGACGATGAGCCTGATCGTCCTCAGCCCCGTCTGGACCGTGACCTTGGCCGTGGATACACTGTCAGCGTCGGCCGTGTTCGcgaggatgaggctggcATTTTTGACATTAAGTTTACTGCCCTGAGCCATAACA CCGTTATTGGTGCTGCTGGTTCGTCGATATTGAACGCAGAGGCCGCCATTCTCAAGGGATACATCTAA